From the genome of Salvelinus namaycush isolate Seneca chromosome 10, SaNama_1.0, whole genome shotgun sequence, one region includes:
- the LOC120054310 gene encoding uncharacterized protein C1orf146 homolog, whose translation MTTNGNDRTTQWKTTIIVSTSLQNHDTSRMLLAQHHRIRFSDAVKSGSIVFPQSGIAFLIINPQELPENLEEAGLFDKIKKFVTVHRNSFLLLQAPFYGKKELDIMSVIQHRFLGSNLRVLPVRNNTEIVKGMLTIAKATSKPHVDSVRDRMSLARAHIIESSSVWEMLRDIKLG comes from the exons ATGACTACCAACGGTAATGACAGGACAACTCAATGGAAAACAACAATTATAGTCAGCACATCACTTCAG AATCATGACACATCCAGGATGCTTCTTGCACAGCACCATCGGATCCGATTCTCAGACGCTGTCAAGTCGGGATCCATTGTTTTCCCGCAGTCAG GTATTGCATTCCTCATAATAAACCCACAAGAACTACCAGAGAACCTTGAGGAAGCAGGACTGTTTGACAAGATCAAGAAGTTTGTGACGGTTCACCGCAATAGTTTCCTTCTCCTGCAAGCCCCTTTTTATGGGAAGAAGGAACtggacatcatgtcagtgatacAGCACAG ATTCCTTGGCAGCAATCTCAGAGTTCTACCTGTACGTAACAACACAGAGATAGTCAAGGGGATGCTGACTATAGCCAAA GCCACCAGTAAGCCCCATGTTGACAGCGTGCGGGATCGGATGTCTCTGGCCAGGGCCCACATTATAGAGAGCAGCTCTGTCTGGGAGATGCTCAGGGACATAAAGCTGGGGTGA
- the LOC120054309 gene encoding LOW QUALITY PROTEIN: AP2-interacting clathrin-endocytosis protein-like (The sequence of the model RefSeq protein was modified relative to this genomic sequence to represent the inferred CDS: substituted 3 bases at 3 genomic stop codons) has translation MKSDGLGTPGLPSTAGRGTGATKPGDTGPFRAKNVKTKQPGDHQSTTAKAKTTTSASAKPVLNGTAGPGGARKEVATPNGPRGSPTGGKGTKDQDRRPNPNPGARPKTSPPGTTSTAQARPGKLQKNTAGKGDSLQGADSSTAHPATTTPSTSGSASPDNSSGSPRNCPTMPDLKTKTQAKVLTKSPLTKPPQETDTTKTNSPTNKPSTREANKAKLPTTGRTTTVGTGARADTKGMSTPTGSAENHVSRSGSSLSARKPASPRKEEDKDGSKVSADKAARKTTKTTPATAATAKSTSKPVKAISSSSPSKQPPLATAKPGPKQNATSESPTEKDSPKSAGPVKNVSSVVSSKKPAAKEKEGSNGKTSAETQQANDTGSGAERVSSHSDPREASEPVATSTEQSPAHNIPLPPGPQGHSGGGDSLSLPLNASPTLSPQKSAKQPGKPNCTRGVRALSSQPPAINHIFNGNDLVNGEPAKHTEGTHTCKHTPGSATDLPLDTPTPGSPMEDSWSSLHHQVSPESESGSATTSSDDIKPRSEDYDAGGSQDDVDDCCSNDRGESKGGGTMRCHDFLGRSSSDTSTPEELKMLDGGLRVEVRLKGCEVETTSEEEGVKQRPRSWLSRDRDEVPVEEEVQANITVKQVPDSQLFSSEESEESEEEDERSEVEVLPVHQAPLPPADPSSQFQGIVNMAFEDGGDPGQDNKQQQQLDYQSASNFRRSVLISVDECEELGSEECGVQTPPQQQPDDPLMPCDVFGSDPSPAPQSVPNFVSHSGGHLASDFPKSTPQQQQEQGKEHESNNNKPNKPIVFLTEIQDPLVDDHNPTKVEEVEPSPGCPSLDHDPTVLPPQERERPCHLDLRPAEQYSNGGSPRKNPSTKPSQASVPVHIDNKRSDLHTYLNDPQQKGGSPVHAAIPQSPAGAGGAQWGRRRRTTKRKITMKRVVSLRSMLKQLLSDQESSLGVINPVPEDLNLAQYLIKXTLSVSRDCLDTQQTFLLHXKETFKRWAELISPLEDSTTSITVTSFSPEDAASPQGXWTIVELETYH, from the exons ATGAAGTCAGACGGTCTGGGGACGCCAGGCCTCCCATCCACCGCAGGGAGAGGGACTGGTGCTACCAAGCCTGGAGACACTGGCCCATTCAGGGCAAAGAACGTCAAGACCAAGCAGCCAGGCGACCACCAGAGCACCACGGCTAAAGCCAAGACTACAACCTCCGCATCAGCCAAACCAGTGCTCAACGGTACGGCTGGCCCAGGGGGGGCTAGGAAGGAGGTAGCCACCCCTAACGGACCCAGGGGGTCCCCAACAGGGGGGAAGGGGACTAAGGACCAGGACAGGAGGCCTAACCCAAACCCTGGAGCCAGGCCCAAGACCTCTCCCCCAGGCACCACCTCCACAGCTCAGGCCAGGCCAGGGAAACTGCAGAAGAATACAGCAGGGAAGGGTGACTCTCTTCAGGGGGCAGACAGCAGCACGGCCCACCCAGCCACTACCACCCCCTCCACATCAGGCAGTGCCTCTCCTGACAACAGTTCCGGAAGCCCACGCAACTGCCCCACCATGCCAG ATCTTAAGACAAAAACCCAGGCTAAAGTTCTGACCAAATCTCCACTGACCAAACCCCCCCAGGAAACAGACACCACAAAGACCAACAG CCCTACCAATAAGCCCAGCACCAGAGAGGCCAATAAAGCCAAGCTCCCCACTACAGGAAGAACAACAACTGTAGGAACAGGAGCCAGAGCAGACACAAAGGGGATGAGCACACCAACAGGCTCAGCTGAGAACCATG TCTCTAGATCTGGGTCATCCCTGAGTGCCAGAAAGCCTGCGTCTCCCAGGAAAGAGGAGGATAAGGATGGCTCCAAAGTCTCAGCAGACAAAGCAGCCAGGAAGACCACAAAAACCACCCCAGCTACCGCAGCCACGGCCAAATCTACTTCTAAACCAGTCAAAGCCATCTCCAGCTCCTCTCCTTCCAAACAGCCTCCACTAGCAACGGCCAAACCTGGACCAAAGCAGAATGCTACCTCTGAATCTCCTACAGAGAAAGACTCACCCAAGTCAGCGGGGCCAGTTAAAAACGTATCCTCTGTCGTTTCATCCAAAAAGCCTGCAGCTAAAGAGAAAGAGGGATCTAATGGTAAAACCTCTGCAGAGACCCAGCAGGCTAATGACACTGGTTCTGGAGCAGAGAGGGTCTCCTCACATTCAGATCCCAGAGAGGCCTCAGAGCCAGTAGCAACATCCACAGAGCAGAGTCCAGCTCATAACATCCCACTACCACCAGGCCCCCAGGGCCACAGTGGAGGAGGGGACTCCCTCTCCTTACCCCTGAACGCCAGCCCTACGCTAAGTCCTCAGAAGTCTGCCAAACAACCAGGTAAACCTAACTGCACAAGAGGAGTCAGGGCTCTGTCCAGTCAGCCACCAGCAATCAACCACATATTTAATGGGAATGACCTCGTAAATGGAGAGCCTGCTAAGCACACAGAGGggacacacacatgtaaacacactCCTGGCTCAGCCACAGACCTTCCGCTGGACACCCCAACCCCAGGCAGCCCTATGGAGGACTCGTGGAGCAGCCTGCACCACCAGGTCAGCCCCGAGTCAGAATCCGGCAGTGCCACCACCTCATCAGACGACATCAAGCCTCGCTCTGAGGACTACGACGCCGGGGGCTCCCAGGACGATGTGGATGACTGCTGTTCCAACGACCGCGGCGAATCCAAGGGGGGCGGCACCATGCGTTGCCATGACTTCCTGGGTCGCAGTAGTAGTGACACGAGTACGCCTGAGGAGCTGAAGATGCTGGATGGTGGGCTGCGGGTCGAGGTGAGGCTGAAGGGGTGCGAGGTAGAGACCACCAGCGAGGAGGAAGGGGTGAAGCAACGGCCGCGCTCCTGGCTGAGTAGGGACAGAGACGAGGTCCCTGTTGAGGAGGAGGTGCAGGCCAATATTACGGTGAAGCAGGTCCCCGACAGCCAGCTCTTCTCCTCTGAGGAGTCCGaggagtctgaggaagaggatgagaggTCAGAGGTGGAGGTTCTTCCTGTTCATCAGGCCCCTCTGCCTCCTGCCGACCCCTCTTCTCAGTTCCAGGGCATTGTGAACATGGCCTTCGAGGATGGAGGTGACCCTGGTCAAGACAACAAACAGCAGCAGCAACTGGACTACCAATCAGCCTCTAACTTCCGCCGCTCTGTTCTGATCTCTGTTGACGAGTGTGAGGAGCTGGGATCAGAGGAGTGCGGGGTGCAGACTCCGCCCCAGCAACAGCCTGATGACCCCCTCATGCCCTGCGACGTCTTCGGGAGCGACCCTTCTCCGGCCCCTCAGTCAGTCCCCAACTTTGTCTCTCACTCTGGGGGGCACCTGGCATCGGACTTTCCCAAAAGCACACCTCAGCAGCAGCAGGAACAAGGCAAAGAGCACGAGTCCaacaacaacaaacccaacaAACCCATTGTTTTTCTCACTGAGATCCAGGATCCTCTGGTAGATGACCATAACCCCACCAAAGTGGAGGAAGTAGAGCCCAGCCCTGGTTGCCCTTCTCTGGACCATGACCCCACTGTCCTGCCTCCCCAGGAGCGAGAGAGACCCTGCCACCTAGACCTTCGGCCTGCTGAACAGTACAGCAATGGAGGATCACCACGCAAGAACCCCTCAACCAAGCCTAGCCAAGCATCTGTACCTGTGCATATAGACAACAAGAGATCAGACTTACATACATACTTAAATGACCCTCAGCAGAAAGGGGGCTCTCCTGTACATGCAGCTATCCCACAATCCCCAGCAG gagcaggaggagcacagtggggcaggaggaggagaacgacaaAGAGGAAGATTACAATGAAGAGAGTGGTAAGTTTGCGGAGCATGCTGAAGCAACTCCTCTCGGACCAGGAGTCCAGTCTTGGCGTCATAAACCCAGTCCCTGAGGACCTAAACCTAGCCCAGTATCTCATCAAGTAGACCCTGTCCGTCTCCCGGGACTGCCTGGACACCCAGCAAACCTTCCTGCTCCACTAGAAGGAGACATTTAAACGCTGGGCAGAGCTCATATCACCCCTGGAGGACTCCACAACCAGCATCACTGTGACCAGCTTCTCGCCCGAGGATGCTGCCTCTCCACAGGGGTAGTGGACCATCGTGGAGCTAGAAACGTATCACTGA